CCACAGAGGTACAGCACAATACCCAGAGGAATTTGTAGCAGCAGGAAGTATTGATCTAGCCAGCGATAGAAGGGATCTCGAGCGAGATCGGGCGCATATTTCTGATATTCGTTGCGGCTAAAGACATCTGCTCGTTTATGGAGCAACCACAGCATATGACTCCACCAGAATCCTCGACGAGCCGAATAGGGATCTTTGTCTACGTCTTCGGTGTAGAGATGATGTCTACGGTGACCCGACACCCAAAAGATAGGCCCCCCTTGCAGTGCCATCGCCCCAATAATGGCGATCGCATATTCTAAAGGCTTAGGAACCTGAAAGCTCCGATGGGTCAGCAACCGATGATATCCCAAACAAATACCGATACTACCAAATAGCCAATGGAGAACAATGACAACTCCAATTGCTGACCATGAAAAGAACCAGGGTGCTAGAAGTACTAAGGCATGAATGATTGCGAAGAAGGTAATATTTGGCCAGTTTAGTACAAAACGTTGACCCTGCTTGGGGTCAGCAGTTAAGGAATTCGAGACCATGAAAATCCTTTTGTGAAACTAAGGGACACAAGCGCCATCAGGCGCAAGCAGTAGAGCCTCTCCTAAGGGTGATAACGGGCTGAGTCACCAAGAGTAGTCACTCGTTCAATATGTCGTTAAAGTAGGAGAGTATGTAAGTGTTGCTTACATTTATACGATAATCATTTCGCGCCAATATTGCAAGTGTTACTTACATTTTATGCCACCCACCCAAAACCCAACTCGACAGCGCTTAATTCACACGGCATTGGAACTGTTTGCCCAGCAAGGTGTTACCGCTACAACCACCCGTCAAATTTCGGATTCGGCAGGGGTGAATGAGGTAACCCTGTTTCGCCATTTTGGAAGCAAGCATCGCTTGCTTTTGGCTGTTATCGAGGAAGCGGCTGTATTCACCCAGTTGGGA
This is a stretch of genomic DNA from Synechococcales cyanobacterium T60_A2020_003. It encodes these proteins:
- a CDS encoding fatty acid desaturase, with translation MVSNSLTADPKQGQRFVLNWPNITFFAIIHALVLLAPWFFSWSAIGVVIVLHWLFGSIGICLGYHRLLTHRSFQVPKPLEYAIAIIGAMALQGGPIFWVSGHRRHHLYTEDVDKDPYSARRGFWWSHMLWLLHKRADVFSRNEYQKYAPDLARDPFYRWLDQYFLLLQIPLGIVLYLCGGWSFVLYGLVIRTVLLWHSTWLINSATHMTGYRSHPSNDNSRNLWWAAILTYGEGWHNNHHAYPNVAKAGWRWWEIDMTWWAIVLLQQLGLARKVVMPPVAE